One genomic segment of Arachis duranensis cultivar V14167 chromosome 4, aradu.V14167.gnm2.J7QH, whole genome shotgun sequence includes these proteins:
- the LOC107485508 gene encoding BON1-associated protein 2-like isoform X1 — MQTFQSIKSPSQAKHHFNYYSLHMESRTSSLIPIELTILNAENLIVKGKPLRRNNNNNNDAAYVVVHAQCSSTKHYPSWNEKFSMEVEPATCRFISIEVRRKKWLGYSSGSVAMAHVPVSELFGAQFLSYRLWDKKGDRNGIIDFSVRLEAAKRTEQVPMRENEEPVTGVPLFWGNHRYPTNIRLNNI; from the exons ATGCAAACTTTCCAATCCATAAAATCTCCCTCACAAGCCAAAcatcattttaattattattctctGCATATGGAATCAAGAACAAGCTCTCTCATCCCCATTGAATTAACCATCTTGAACGCAGAGAATCTGATCGTGAAAGGGAAACCATTACGaagaaacaacaacaacaacaacgacGCTGCTTACGTAGTTGTTCACGCACAGTGTTCTTCCACAAAACACTACCCTTCATGGAACGAGAAGTTCTCAATGGAGGTTGAACCCGCCACCTGCAGGTTCATTAGCATTGAGGTTCGGCGCAAGAAATGGTTGGGTTACAGTTCTGGAAGCGTGGCAATGGCTCACGTTCCGGTGTCTGAGTTATTTGGAGCACAGTTTTTGAGTTACAGGCTTTGGGATAAGAAGGGTGACAGAAACGGGATCATTGATTTCTCGGTGAGG TTGGAAGCAGCAAAGAGAACGGAACAAGTGCCAATGCGTGAAAATGAAGAGCCTGTAACTGGGGTTCCACTTTTCTGGGGTAATCATCGCTACCCTACAAATATTAGATTGAACAACATATAA
- the LOC107485508 gene encoding BON1-associated protein 2-like isoform X2: MQTFQSIKSPSQAKHHFNYYSLHMESRTSSLIPIELTILNAENLIVKGKPLRRNNNNNNDAAYVVVHAQCSSTKHYPSWNEKFSMEVEPATCRFISIEVRRKKWLGYSSGSVAMAHVPVSELFGAQFLSYRLWDKKGDRNGIIDFSLEAAKRTEQVPMRENEEPVTGVPLFWGNHRYPTNIRLNNI, from the exons ATGCAAACTTTCCAATCCATAAAATCTCCCTCACAAGCCAAAcatcattttaattattattctctGCATATGGAATCAAGAACAAGCTCTCTCATCCCCATTGAATTAACCATCTTGAACGCAGAGAATCTGATCGTGAAAGGGAAACCATTACGaagaaacaacaacaacaacaacgacGCTGCTTACGTAGTTGTTCACGCACAGTGTTCTTCCACAAAACACTACCCTTCATGGAACGAGAAGTTCTCAATGGAGGTTGAACCCGCCACCTGCAGGTTCATTAGCATTGAGGTTCGGCGCAAGAAATGGTTGGGTTACAGTTCTGGAAGCGTGGCAATGGCTCACGTTCCGGTGTCTGAGTTATTTGGAGCACAGTTTTTGAGTTACAGGCTTTGGGATAAGAAGGGTGACAGAAACGGGATCATTGATTTCTCG TTGGAAGCAGCAAAGAGAACGGAACAAGTGCCAATGCGTGAAAATGAAGAGCCTGTAACTGGGGTTCCACTTTTCTGGGGTAATCATCGCTACCCTACAAATATTAGATTGAACAACATATAA
- the LOC107485507 gene encoding uncharacterized protein LOC107485507, producing the protein MNGGSLGGGKLQRECNFDLNVEVCEDVKETCINVANGNGIYEANVISGKMGQLQGDMTNLNQRSMEVDDVRSDLNEVFKDSTPEDVPVIVISGHEQFKIFQAKLQLPSSSENLNSDDVPVLEVFFIYACLRSFSTLLFLSPFELEDLIAALKSKTPSILFDSIHVSILKTLKKHLEYLSNEGIQFASNYLRNLNWNFLDIFT; encoded by the exons ATGAATGGGGGATCTTTGGGCGGCGGGAAGCTGCAGCGGGAATGTAATTTTGATTTGAATGTCGAGGTGTGTGAAGATGTCAAGGAAACCTGCATCAATGTTGCCAATGGAAATGGTATTTATGAGGCAAATGTCATATCGGGTAAGATGGGTCAGCTCCAAGGAGACATGACAAATCTTAATCAGAGATCTATGGAAGTTGATGATGTTCGTAGTGATTTGAATGAGGTTTTCAAAGATTCCACACCAGAGGATGTTCCTGTAATTGTAATATCTGGTCATGAACAGTTCAAAATTTTTCAGGCAAAGTTGCAATTACCCTCTTCTTCCGAAAATTTAAATTCAGATGATGTTCCTGTTCTTGaagtcttttttatttatgcttGTTTAAGGTCATTcagtactttattatttttgagtCCATTTGAGTTGGAGGATCTTATAGCTGCTTTGAAGTCCAAAACCCCAAGTATATTATTTGATAGCATTCATGTTTCTATTttgaaaactctgaaaaaaCATTTGGAATACCTTTCCAATGAGGGTATTCAATTTGCATCTAATTATCTGAG gAATCTTAATTGGAATTTTCTGGACATTTTCACATGA